In Quercus robur chromosome 10, dhQueRobu3.1, whole genome shotgun sequence, a genomic segment contains:
- the LOC126704309 gene encoding putative F-box/LRR-repeat protein At3g18150, translating into MVLWPYGFLILWRRYCPRGISELQTVQDSSAAGFSLELLANARFVFAAAKLGTAGLQMCRSYTFKEGTNNFDNSTFMGEGSYGKDLKDLISQLPDEILVHMLSFLTLEEAVRTSVLSHRWKRSNLDEFRVRFEFNKDFKDLIDGWVDFAISKGVKRLELDFSPTWACVGPKRYTFPHDRFSVGLSCIKSLTSLTLLYVHVTGELLECFLSNCPLLERLYVSNSEDIVNLKIWGSTLRLKYLHIIQCSQFESIEVFAPNLESFGLVGGIETHVNYAPRLRDVHMGGCEPVKYAICPLSNYLSQLQSLVLNICISPYVKLELPKFQTLTNLRRLKWRVIAFDVESLISLIPMIEAAPFLQKFNLELSWCKPLKKKRIKEGEETS; encoded by the exons ATGGTGCTTTGGCCTTACGGATTTCTCATTTTGTGGAGAAGATATTGTCCTAGAGGGATATCAGAACTACAAACAGTGCAAGATAGCTCTGCAGCTGGGTTTTCCTTAGAGCTTCTAGCAAATGCAA gaTTTGTTTTTGCAGCTGCAAAGTTAGGCACGGCAGGTCTTCAAATGTGTCGTTCTTATACTTTCAAAGAAGGTACAAACAACTTTGATAATTCTACCTTTATGGGAGAAGGCTCATATGGAAAG GACTTGAAGGACTTGATAAGCCAGTTGCCAGATGAAATCCTTGTCCATATGTTGTCTTTCTTGACTTTGGAAGAAGCAGTCAGAACTAGTGTTCTTTCGCACAGATGGAAAC GCTCAAATTTAGATGAATTCAGAGTTCGTTTTGAGTTTAATAAAGATTTTAAAGATCTGATTGATGGATGGGTTGACTTTGCAATCTCAAAGGGAGTTAAGAGGCTTGAATTGGACTTTTCACCAACATGGGCATGCGTGGGTCCAAAGCGTTATACATTTCCACATGATCGTTTTTCTGTTGGATTATCTTGCATCAAGTCCCTAACATCCCTCACTCTTCTATACGTACATGTAACCGGCGAGCTTCTTGAGTGTTTCCTTTCCAATTGTCCCCTGCTTGAAAGATTATATGTCAGCAATTCTGAAGACATAGTGAATCTGAAGATTTGGGGTTCAACACTGCGGTTGAAGTACTTACACATAATACAGTGTTCCCAATTTGAAAGTATTGAGGTGTTTGCTCCAAATCTGGAGTCATTTGGGCTCGTTGGTGGGATAGAAACGCATGTTAATTATGCACCCCGTCTTCGAGATGTACATATGGGTGGATGCGAACCAGTGAAGTATGCAATTTGCCCTCTGTCAAACTACCTTTCTCAGCTACAGAGTTTGGTGCTGAATATTTGTATCTCTCCTTAT GTAAAATTGGAActcccaaaatttcaaacattaaCCAATCTCAGACGCCTTAAATGGAGAGTTATTGCGTTTGATGTTGAAAGCCTCATCAGTTTAATACCAATGATAGAAGCAGCACCTTTTTTACAGAAATTTAATTTGGAG TTGTCATGGTGTaaacccctaaaaaaaaagagaattaagGAAGGTGAAGAAACATCCTAA
- the LOC126702405 gene encoding uncharacterized protein LOC126702405 isoform X4, whose product MGLGLCGKINSETKKISKLPVMEDSSERKREMETKLIEKFSEVIPAIKSAKHVDEVVCALHSLALLLFPLDSSLLSGSVDQRYREQVLSAKVPSEEKRREWWQVFYQGAAFPTLAWFLLLDCCCMQILLPIGYLVSPFQHVYMSMMFSLLMDRPLRLFRPCFLVYSRMQLMTMMLILSIPILKDSGSQFWLKTIEAIKDPYAMLWKDCLSSFCIIYLLNMQVMLKVAGFFGYYFIRLLKLRN is encoded by the exons atgggcttgggcttgtgTGGAAAAATCAACAGCGAAACAAAAAAGATTAGCAAGCTGCCAGTAATGGAGGACAGTtcggagagaaagagagagatggaaaCCAAGCTCATCGAAAAGTTCAGCGAAGTAATCCCAGCTATAAAGAGCGCTAAGCACGTCGACGAAGTCGTTTGCGCACTTCACTCTCTCGCTCTCCTTCTCTTCCCTCTCGATTCCTCTCTCCTCTCAG GTAGTGTTGATCAGCGCTATAGAGAGCAG GTCCTTAGTGCCAAGGTCCCTTCAGAAGAAAAGAGGAGGGAGTGGTGGCAAGTGTTCTATCAAGGAGCTGCATTTCCGACATTGGCTTGGTTTCTGCTACTTG ATTGCTGTTGCATGCAGATCTTGCTTCCTATTGGCTATCTTGTTTCCCCCTTTCAGCACGTATACATGTCTATgatgttttctttgttgatgGATCGGCCACTGAGGTTGTTCAGACCTTGTTTCCTTGTCTACAGCAGAATGCAATTGATGACCATGATGTTAATTCTGTCCATTCCAATACTGAAAG ACTCTGGTTCCCAGTTTTGGTTGAAGACGATTGAAGCAATCAAAGATCCCTATGCCATGCTGTGGAAAGATTGTCTGAGCAGCTTCTGCATTATTTATCTATTGAACATGCAAGTGATGCTGAAGGTTGCTGGTTTTTTTGGCTATTATTTTATCAGACTTTTAAAACTCAGAAATTAG
- the LOC126702405 gene encoding uncharacterized protein LOC126702405 isoform X1: MGLGLCGKINSETKKISKLPVMEDSSERKREMETKLIEKFSEVIPAIKSAKHVDEVVCALHSLALLLFPLDSSLLSGSVDQRYREQVLSAKLPSEEKRREWWQAFYQGAAFPTLAQFLLLGSVDQRYREQVLSAKVPSEEKRREWWQVFYQGAAFPTLAWFLLLDCCCMQILLPIGYLVSPFQHVYMSMMFSLLMDRPLRLFRPCFLVYSRMQLMTMMLILSIPILKDSGSQFWLKTIEAIKDPYAMLWKDCLSSFCIIYLLNMQVMLKVAGFFGYYFIRLLKLRN; this comes from the exons atgggcttgggcttgtgTGGAAAAATCAACAGCGAAACAAAAAAGATTAGCAAGCTGCCAGTAATGGAGGACAGTtcggagagaaagagagagatggaaaCCAAGCTCATCGAAAAGTTCAGCGAAGTAATCCCAGCTATAAAGAGCGCTAAGCACGTCGACGAAGTCGTTTGCGCACTTCACTCTCTCGCTCTCCTTCTCTTCCCTCTCGATTCCTCTCTCCTCTCAG GTAGTGTTGATCAGCGCTATAGAGAGCAG GTCCTAAGTGCTAAGTTACCTTCAGAAGAAAAGAGGAGGGAGTGGTGGCAAGCGTTCTATCAAGGAGCTGCATTTCCGACATTGGCTCAGTTTCTGTTGCTTG GTAGTGTTGATCAGCGCTATAGAGAGCAG GTCCTTAGTGCCAAGGTCCCTTCAGAAGAAAAGAGGAGGGAGTGGTGGCAAGTGTTCTATCAAGGAGCTGCATTTCCGACATTGGCTTGGTTTCTGCTACTTG ATTGCTGTTGCATGCAGATCTTGCTTCCTATTGGCTATCTTGTTTCCCCCTTTCAGCACGTATACATGTCTATgatgttttctttgttgatgGATCGGCCACTGAGGTTGTTCAGACCTTGTTTCCTTGTCTACAGCAGAATGCAATTGATGACCATGATGTTAATTCTGTCCATTCCAATACTGAAAG ACTCTGGTTCCCAGTTTTGGTTGAAGACGATTGAAGCAATCAAAGATCCCTATGCCATGCTGTGGAAAGATTGTCTGAGCAGCTTCTGCATTATTTATCTATTGAACATGCAAGTGATGCTGAAGGTTGCTGGTTTTTTTGGCTATTATTTTATCAGACTTTTAAAACTCAGAAATTAG
- the LOC126702405 gene encoding uncharacterized protein LOC126702405 isoform X6: MGLGLCGKINSETKKISKLPVMEDSSERKREMETKLIEKFSEVIPAIKSAKHVDEVVCALHSLALLLFPLDSSLLSGSVDQRYREQVLSAKLPSEEKRREWWQAFYQGAAFPTLAQFLLLGSVDQRYREQVLSAKVPSEEKRREWWQVFYQGAAFPTLAWFLLLDLASYWLSCFPLSARIHVYDVFFVDGSATEVVQTLFPCLQQNAIDDHDVNSVHSNTERLWFPVLVEDD, from the exons atgggcttgggcttgtgTGGAAAAATCAACAGCGAAACAAAAAAGATTAGCAAGCTGCCAGTAATGGAGGACAGTtcggagagaaagagagagatggaaaCCAAGCTCATCGAAAAGTTCAGCGAAGTAATCCCAGCTATAAAGAGCGCTAAGCACGTCGACGAAGTCGTTTGCGCACTTCACTCTCTCGCTCTCCTTCTCTTCCCTCTCGATTCCTCTCTCCTCTCAG GTAGTGTTGATCAGCGCTATAGAGAGCAG GTCCTAAGTGCTAAGTTACCTTCAGAAGAAAAGAGGAGGGAGTGGTGGCAAGCGTTCTATCAAGGAGCTGCATTTCCGACATTGGCTCAGTTTCTGTTGCTTG GTAGTGTTGATCAGCGCTATAGAGAGCAG GTCCTTAGTGCCAAGGTCCCTTCAGAAGAAAAGAGGAGGGAGTGGTGGCAAGTGTTCTATCAAGGAGCTGCATTTCCGACATTGGCTTGGTTTCTGCTACTTG ATCTTGCTTCCTATTGGCTATCTTGTTTCCCCCTTTCAGCACGTATACATGTCTATgatgttttctttgttgatgGATCGGCCACTGAGGTTGTTCAGACCTTGTTTCCTTGTCTACAGCAGAATGCAATTGATGACCATGATGTTAATTCTGTCCATTCCAATACTGAAAG ACTCTGGTTCCCAGTTTTGGTTGAAGACGATTGA
- the LOC126702405 gene encoding uncharacterized protein LOC126702405 isoform X2 has product MGLGLCGKINSETKKISKLPVMEDSSERKREMETKLIEKFSEVIPAIKSAKHVDEVVCALHSLALLLFPLDSSLLSGSVDQRYREQVLSAKLPSEEKRREWWQAFYQGAAFPTLAQFLLLGSVDQRYREQVLSAKVPSEEKRREWWQVFYQGAAFPTLAWFLLLDLASYWLSCFPLSARIHVYDVFFVDGSATEVVQTLFPCLQQNAIDDHDVNSVHSNTERFSGMFGDFCYQILIHLLLIYLSQTLVPSFG; this is encoded by the exons atgggcttgggcttgtgTGGAAAAATCAACAGCGAAACAAAAAAGATTAGCAAGCTGCCAGTAATGGAGGACAGTtcggagagaaagagagagatggaaaCCAAGCTCATCGAAAAGTTCAGCGAAGTAATCCCAGCTATAAAGAGCGCTAAGCACGTCGACGAAGTCGTTTGCGCACTTCACTCTCTCGCTCTCCTTCTCTTCCCTCTCGATTCCTCTCTCCTCTCAG GTAGTGTTGATCAGCGCTATAGAGAGCAG GTCCTAAGTGCTAAGTTACCTTCAGAAGAAAAGAGGAGGGAGTGGTGGCAAGCGTTCTATCAAGGAGCTGCATTTCCGACATTGGCTCAGTTTCTGTTGCTTG GTAGTGTTGATCAGCGCTATAGAGAGCAG GTCCTTAGTGCCAAGGTCCCTTCAGAAGAAAAGAGGAGGGAGTGGTGGCAAGTGTTCTATCAAGGAGCTGCATTTCCGACATTGGCTTGGTTTCTGCTACTTG ATCTTGCTTCCTATTGGCTATCTTGTTTCCCCCTTTCAGCACGTATACATGTCTATgatgttttctttgttgatgGATCGGCCACTGAGGTTGTTCAGACCTTGTTTCCTTGTCTACAGCAGAATGCAATTGATGACCATGATGTTAATTCTGTCCATTCCAATACTGAAAG GTTTTCAGGCATGTTCGGAGATTTCTGTTATCAAATTTTGATACATCTTTTGCTGATTTATTTGAGTCAGACTCTGGTTCCCAGTTTTGGTTGA
- the LOC126702405 gene encoding uncharacterized protein LOC126702405 isoform X5: MGLGLCGKINSETKKISKLPVMEDSSERKREMETKLIEKFSEVIPAIKSAKHVDEVVCALHSLALLLFPLDSSLLSGSVDQRYREQVLSAKLPSEEKRREWWQAFYQGAAFPTLAQFLLLGSVDQRYREQVLSAKVPSEEKRREWWQVFYQGAAFPTLAWFLLLDCCCMQILLPIGYLVSPFQHVYMSMMFSLLMDRPLRLFRPCFLVYSRMQLMTMMLILSIPILKGFQACSEISVIKF; the protein is encoded by the exons atgggcttgggcttgtgTGGAAAAATCAACAGCGAAACAAAAAAGATTAGCAAGCTGCCAGTAATGGAGGACAGTtcggagagaaagagagagatggaaaCCAAGCTCATCGAAAAGTTCAGCGAAGTAATCCCAGCTATAAAGAGCGCTAAGCACGTCGACGAAGTCGTTTGCGCACTTCACTCTCTCGCTCTCCTTCTCTTCCCTCTCGATTCCTCTCTCCTCTCAG GTAGTGTTGATCAGCGCTATAGAGAGCAG GTCCTAAGTGCTAAGTTACCTTCAGAAGAAAAGAGGAGGGAGTGGTGGCAAGCGTTCTATCAAGGAGCTGCATTTCCGACATTGGCTCAGTTTCTGTTGCTTG GTAGTGTTGATCAGCGCTATAGAGAGCAG GTCCTTAGTGCCAAGGTCCCTTCAGAAGAAAAGAGGAGGGAGTGGTGGCAAGTGTTCTATCAAGGAGCTGCATTTCCGACATTGGCTTGGTTTCTGCTACTTG ATTGCTGTTGCATGCAGATCTTGCTTCCTATTGGCTATCTTGTTTCCCCCTTTCAGCACGTATACATGTCTATgatgttttctttgttgatgGATCGGCCACTGAGGTTGTTCAGACCTTGTTTCCTTGTCTACAGCAGAATGCAATTGATGACCATGATGTTAATTCTGTCCATTCCAATACTGAAAG GTTTTCAGGCATGTTCGGAGATTTCTGTTATCAAATTTTGA
- the LOC126702405 gene encoding uncharacterized protein LOC126702405 isoform X7 has translation MGLGLCGKINSETKKISKLPVMEDSSERKREMETKLIEKFSEVIPAIKSAKHVDEVVCALHSLALLLFPLDSSLLSGSVDQRYREQVLSAKLPSEEKRREWWQAFYQGAAFPTLAQFLLLGSVDQRYREQVLSAKVPSEEKRREWWQVFYQGAAFPTLAWFLLLDCCCMQILLPIGYLVSPFQHVYMSMMFSLLMDRPLRLFRPCFLVYSRMQLMTMMLILSIPILKGMS, from the exons atgggcttgggcttgtgTGGAAAAATCAACAGCGAAACAAAAAAGATTAGCAAGCTGCCAGTAATGGAGGACAGTtcggagagaaagagagagatggaaaCCAAGCTCATCGAAAAGTTCAGCGAAGTAATCCCAGCTATAAAGAGCGCTAAGCACGTCGACGAAGTCGTTTGCGCACTTCACTCTCTCGCTCTCCTTCTCTTCCCTCTCGATTCCTCTCTCCTCTCAG GTAGTGTTGATCAGCGCTATAGAGAGCAG GTCCTAAGTGCTAAGTTACCTTCAGAAGAAAAGAGGAGGGAGTGGTGGCAAGCGTTCTATCAAGGAGCTGCATTTCCGACATTGGCTCAGTTTCTGTTGCTTG GTAGTGTTGATCAGCGCTATAGAGAGCAG GTCCTTAGTGCCAAGGTCCCTTCAGAAGAAAAGAGGAGGGAGTGGTGGCAAGTGTTCTATCAAGGAGCTGCATTTCCGACATTGGCTTGGTTTCTGCTACTTG ATTGCTGTTGCATGCAGATCTTGCTTCCTATTGGCTATCTTGTTTCCCCCTTTCAGCACGTATACATGTCTATgatgttttctttgttgatgGATCGGCCACTGAGGTTGTTCAGACCTTGTTTCCTTGTCTACAGCAGAATGCAATTGATGACCATGATGTTAATTCTGTCCATTCCAATACTGAAAG GTATGTCATAA
- the LOC126702406 gene encoding uncharacterized protein LOC126702406, producing the protein MRSMFVDKFLHRKIFPICCLRWILQFTVLECPPDATSLTKGHNIRGLLDTVQRLLAAWSKKEYVQSAPMEQQTYVSAAVGFCLEKMSEKDLDETKDVMHLILQGQL; encoded by the exons ATGAG GTCCATGTTTGTTGACAAATTTTTACACCGGAAAATATTTCCTATCTGTTGCCTGCGATGGATCCTTCAATTTACTGTTCTTGAATGCCCACCTGATGCTACTTCACTCACAAAAGGTCATAATATCCGTGGTCTCTTAGACACCGTGCAGCGTCTGCTAGCAGCGTGGTCTAAAAAGGAATATGTGCAATCAGCCCCAATGGAGCAGCAAACTT atgtATCTGCAGCTGTAGGCTTTTGCCTGGAGAAGATGTCTGAAAAGGACCTAGATGAGACTAAAGATGTGATGCACTTGATTCTTCAAGGCCAGCT GTAG